The window CGAGGAGATGAAAAAAGCAAAGGCCGCCTTATTTGAGAAATTGAGAAAAAACTTTTAACGCGCTATTGAAAATCACAGTCCCTGGTGACTATTGATTTGGGGCTCATTCCTTGACTGGAAAATACTGGTGCGCGCGCTCCATCCAAATTCAGAATACAAGACCTTATGGAGGTAGTGTTCTATGCCAGCCCGTACATAGGGAATCGTGTTATGGGGCAGCGCGTTGAGGGGGAACCATCGTATCTCATCGCATTTGTGTGTTTCAATGTTAGCGGGCTCTCCTTGCCATTGGGCTGCCTCAAAAAAGAAATCAATCCGTTCTTCGGTTGATTTTCTATGCATGACATGCACCATGCGAAGCATATCTTCCTGGATGACGATACCTATCTCTTCCCGAGCTTCCCTGAGGAGCGCCGTGGTCGCTTTCTCGCCGTCGTCCAAATGCCCTGCGGGTACGCTATAGCTGCCGTCTTCGTATCCTGTATTGAATCTTTTCAGCAGCAGGATACTGCCATTTTTCACTAAGAAAAGATGCACGGCAGGTATTAATTTGAAGTAGGTTTTCGTATGCGGAATAAATTTATTATTAAATGCCCGGGGAGGGAGTCGCCAAGGGATTAACCCTTGGCGCTCCGGGTTTATCCCGGGGCGAACGTGTTTCGTAATGCCGCTGGTGGGAGTTGAACCCACATGGACGTGAGCCCACGCGATTTTGAGTCGCGCGCGTATGCCAATTCCGCCACAGCGGCTTACCCTTCAAA of the Patescibacteria group bacterium genome contains:
- a CDS encoding NUDIX domain-containing protein encodes the protein MGSTPTSGITKHVRPGINPERQGLIPWRLPPRAFNNKFIPHTKTYFKLIPAVHLFLVKNGSILLLKRFNTGYEDGSYSVPAGHLDDGEKATTALLREAREEIGIVIQEDMLRMVHVMHRKSTEERIDFFFEAAQWQGEPANIETHKCDEIRWFPLNALPHNTIPYVRAGIEHYLHKVLYSEFGWSARTSIFQSRNEPQINSHQGL